The Sardina pilchardus chromosome 19, fSarPil1.1, whole genome shotgun sequence genome window below encodes:
- the LOC134066590 gene encoding uncharacterized protein LOC134066590 produces MDLSSRTAHQRGSWTESEYQSVSLRILPCVNSSGEIGDTVPVWTSASKHRYHYVRATRFSESKYWREFRDLPTVAQQEHTVQESTSIATEEVETLTIMDNLHLQPTISGRSSQMVPNSRTAVAPVRQEENLTFVGNFTHPPGITQDEMIALLSSAKAPISGNAARHGATSTQKTLLNPTMPRSSGCGNVKHTHPSTMNMQIPAQELQSATASHQMDQTDDLTHVGTIYSSTASSTNSMESLKNVMGQPITQSDNAATLLNELGPLTFVGNFDLRPAVHHQPNTKLNPAHVPGDVTQREVNTLSDSPTPPTLSAAPVVPVEARGDVPASSCGSPVQQTPSREAYVEVMEYHRQMASYYKELQLKVENTSKVEGSVLQGKRVGVLGGSDWEPPKKRCWEGIDLPDDCVEELCAIPGVWDLAIEMGLLTVCQAEELKDH; encoded by the exons ATGGATTTATCCTCAAGGACAGCCCACCAGAGAGGATCCTGGACTGAGAGTGAATATCAGTCTGTTTCTCTGAGAATCTTGCCCTGTGTCAACTCTTCTGGGGAAATTGGAGATACTGTGCCAGTTTGGACATCAGCATCTAAGCACCGATACCACTATGTGCGAGCTACACGGTTTTCTGAAA GTAAATATTGGAGGGAGTTTAGAGACTTGCCTACTGTGGCCCAGCAAGAGCACACTGTGCAAGAGTCCACTTCCATAGCAACAGAGGAAGTGGAGACCCTCACTATTATGGACAACCTCCACCTTCAGCCCACCATTAGTGGCAGGAGCAGCCAGATGGTTCCCAACAGTCGCACTGCTGTGGCTCCAGTGAGGCAGGAGGAGAACCTGACATTTGTGGGGAACTTCACCCACCCTCCAGGCATCACCCAAGATGAGATGATTGCACTGCTGAGTTCGGCTAAGGCCCCCATCTCAGGGAATGCAGCCAGGCATGGTGCTACATCCACCCAGAAGACACTGCTCAATCCCACTATGCCTCGCAGCAGCGGCTGTGGGAATGTGAAgcacacccacccatccacaa TGAATATGCAGATTCCAGCACAAGAGCTGCAGTCTGCCACTGCTAGTCATCAGATGGATCAGACCGATGATCTGACGCACGTGGGCACAATCTACTCGTCCACTGCATCATCCACCAATAGCATGGAGTCTCTCAAAAATGTGATGGGTCAACCAATCACCCAGTCTGATAACGCCGCTACTCTGCTGAACGAGCTTGGACCCCTCACCTTCGTGGGCAACTTCGATCTCCGTCCTGCGGTCCATCATCAGCCAAACACAAAGCTGAACCCCGCCCACGTGCCTGGCGACGTGACCCAGAGAGAGGTCAACACTTTGAGCGACAGCCCCACTCCACCaactctctctgcagctcctgtggtTCCCGTTGAGGCCCGCGGCGATGTCCCAGCTAGCTCATGCGGCTCTCCCGTCCAGCAGACCCCCTCCAGAGAGGCGTACGTGGAGGTGATGGAGTACCACCGTCAAATGGCCTCCTACTACAAGGAGCTCCAGCTGAAGGTGGAGAACACCTCCAAGGTGGAGGGCTCCGTGCTCCAGGGGAAGAGAGTGGGTGTCCTCGGGGGGAGCGACTGGGAGCCCCCAAAGAAGAGGTGCTGGGAGGGCATCGACCTCCCTGATGATTGCGTGGAGGAACTGTGTGCCATCCCTGGTGTCTGGGATTTGGCCATAGAGATGGGCCTCCTTACCGTCTGTCAGGCAGAAGAGTTGAAGGATCATTAG